TAGTGGAGGTGGGCGTCGAGGGCCGGCATGTCGCGCGCGATGAAGCCGCGGTCCGTGGCGATGGAGTTGCCGGCCAGCGGCGCGGTGCCGGACTCGGGGACGTGCTCGCGGATGTACTCGAGGACGCGGCGTTCGGCTTCTTCGAGGGTGATGCTGGAGGCGCGGACCTCTTCGGTGAGGCCGGAGTGGGCGTGCATCTCGCGGACGACTTCGGGCATGCCGTCGAGTTTTTCCTCGTCGGCGTGGATGACGATGTCGATTCCTTCGCCGAGCACAGTCAGCTCCGCGTCGGTCACGAGGGCGGCGATTTCGATCAACGCGTCCTTGCCGAGGTCGAGCCCCGTCATTTCGCAGTCGATCCAGACTAGGCGGTCGGTCACCTGGTGACCCTAACCCGACACGGGGATAAGAGGGGCGTTACCTGCGCGTACGGCGCGTTACGCTCGCCGCTGTGGTGCAGGACACAAGATCGGGGAGCTGCGAGTGACCGAGCAGGGGTCGCCGGCGAGCGAGATCGCCGCTGGTTATGCGAGTGAGGGTGCCGCGCTGGAGCTGGGCGCGGTGGTGATCGACGGCAAGACGGACGCCGCGGCCGCGGTGCGCCTGCCGCTGGCGACGCTGAACCGGCACGGCCTGGTCGCGGGCGCGACCGGGACGGGCAAGACCAAGACGTTGCAGCTGGTCGCGGAGCAGCTTTCGGCGGCGGGAGTGCCGGTGGTGCTCGCGGACGTGAAGGGCGACCTGTCCGGCCTGGCCGCGGCCGGCGAGGCGAACGACAAGGTCGGCAAGCGCTCTCAGGAGCTGGGCGACGACTGGGCGGGCACGGCCTACCCCGTGCAGTTCCTGTCCTTGGGCACCGGCGGGAAGGGCTCGCCGATCCGGGCGACGATCACGAGCTTCGGGCCGGTGCTGCTGTCGAAGGTGCTGGGCCTGAACGAGACGCAGGAGTCGACGCTCGGCCTGATCTTCCACTGGGCCGACCAGCGCGGTCTCGCGTTGCTGGACACGAAGGACCTCCGGTCGGTGATCACGCACCTGACCAGTGACGAGGGCAAGGCGGACCTCAAGGGCATCGGCGGGGTGTCGGCGGCGACGGCCGGGGTGATCCTGCGCGCGCTGTCCAACCTGGAGGCCCAGGGCGGCGAGGACTTCTTCGGCGAGCCCGAGCTGGACGTCCACGACCTGATGCGGCAGAACGAGGGCAAGGGCGTCGTCACGCTGCTGGAGCTGGACAACCTCCAGTCGAAACCGGCGTTGTTCTCGACGTTCCTGATGTGGCTGCTGGCCGAGCTGTTCGAGGAACTGCCCGAGGAGGGCGACCTCGACAAGCCGAAGCTCGTCTTCTTCTTCGACGAAGCGCACCTGCTGTTCAACGACGCGTCGAAGGCGTTCCTCGAGCGCATCGAGCAGACCGTGAAGCTGATCCGGTCCAAGGGTGTCGGCGTGTTCTTCTGCACGCAGCTGCCCACGGACATCCCCAACAACGTGCTCTCGCAGCTGGGCGCGCGGATCCAGCACGCGCTGCGGGCGTTCACGCCGGACGACCAGGCGGCGCTGGCCAAGACGGTCAAGACCTACCCGAAGACGAAGTTCTACGAGCTCGACACGGCGTTGACGTCGCTGGGCATCGGCGAGGCGATCGTCACGGTGCTGTCGGAGCGGGGCGCGCCGACGCCGGTGGCGTGGACGCGGCTGCGCGCACCGCGGTCGAAGATGGGCTCGATCGGTGCCGAAGCCGTGGCCGCCGCGGTCGCTTCGTCGGACCTGCACGCGAAGTACGCCGAGACGATCGACCGGGAGTCCGCGTACGAGAAGCTGGCCGCGAAGATCCCCTCGGCTCCCGCACCGGAAGCTCCGCCTGCCGAGGCTCCGCCGGCTCCCGCGGCTTCCGAGAAGGAGAAGGACGAACCGGGGTTCATCGAGTCGGCGATGAAGAACCCGGCGGTGAAGTCGTTCATGCGGTCCGCGGCCAGTGCGCTGGGCCGGGAGATCACGCGCGGGCTGTTCGGCAACCGCAAGCGGTGAGGAATACCTGACGCGAACTGTCAGGTATGGCTGCGAAGCTCGGCTCACCTTCGAGACAGGGGAAACCAGCCATGACCAGCACTGCCACCGCGTCGTTCGTCCTCGACAAGTGGGAGCCGCAGGCGACCGACGAGGCCGCGGGCACGGAGTTCGCCCGGGTGGCGATCGCCAAGACGTTCACCGGAGCGGTCGAAGGGACCAGCACCGTCGAGATGCTGACGGCGTCCAACGCGACTTCACGCGCGTACGTCGCCTTCGAGCGTCTCGCCGTCTCGGTCGACGGCCGCAAGGGCGCCTTCGTCCTGCACCACTCGGCCGACGAGTCCGGCCTGACGCTGAAGATCCTCACCGGTTCGGGCTCGGGCGAGCTGACCGGGATCTCCGGCACGGCGAAGATCGAGAGGGACGCCGAGCAGAACCACACCTTCACGCTCACGTACGACCTGTAGGCAGTGCGAAGGCCGTTTCGAGAGCCCCCGATTGACTCTCGAAACGGCCTTCGCCGCCCCCGCGCCCCGAAGCGGGTGGTGGACGGACCGCCCCGACCGCGGCCCGTCCGCGTCCTAGTTGTTCACGATCTGGTCGACGATCTTCTTGGCGTCGTTGATCGGGATGGCGAAGCCGATCCCGACGCTGCCGGCCGAGCCGTTGGCCGAGGCCGTCGGGCTGTAGAGGGCCGAGTTGATGCCGATGACGTTGCCCTGGGCGTCGACCAGCGCGCCGCCGGAGTTGCCCTGGTTGATCGAGGCGTCCGTCTGGATCGCGGTGTAGCTGGGCGAGTCCTGGGTCTGGTTCGAGGTCCGGTTGAACGGCGACTGCTGCCGCTCCTGGCCCTGGCCGATGTCCGACAGGTTCCGGTTGAGCGCGCTGACGATGCCGGTGGTGACGGTGTTCTGCAGCCCGCCCGGCGAGCCGATCGCGACGACCTCCTGGCCGACGACCAGCTTGCTCGAGTCGCCCAGCGTCGCCGCCGTCAAGCCGCCGGCGTTCTGGGCCTGGACCACCGCGATGTCCGCCTTGGTGTCCGCACCGACCACGTTGGCCTGGTACTTCTTGCCGTCGGAGGTGGTGATCACGACGTTCTGGGCGCCGTCGACGACGTGCGCGTTGGTCAGGATCCGGCCGTCCGAGGTGAGGATGACGCCGGAGCCGATGGCCTCGCCCTGGGCGGTGGTGACGTTGATCTGGACCACGCTCGGCGTCACTTTCGCCGCGACGCCGCTGACGTCGCCGGTGGTCGAGTTCGAGACCGTCTGCCCCGTGGCCGCCGGCGTGCTCACCGACGTCGTCGCGCTGCCCGCCGAGTTCGTGGTGAGCCCGACGATCGCGGCGCCGCCGACG
This genomic window from Amycolatopsis mongoliensis contains:
- a CDS encoding DUF3224 domain-containing protein; translation: MTSTATASFVLDKWEPQATDEAAGTEFARVAIAKTFTGAVEGTSTVEMLTASNATSRAYVAFERLAVSVDGRKGAFVLHHSADESGLTLKILTGSGSGELTGISGTAKIERDAEQNHTFTLTYDL
- a CDS encoding helicase HerA-like domain-containing protein, which encodes MTEQGSPASEIAAGYASEGAALELGAVVIDGKTDAAAAVRLPLATLNRHGLVAGATGTGKTKTLQLVAEQLSAAGVPVVLADVKGDLSGLAAAGEANDKVGKRSQELGDDWAGTAYPVQFLSLGTGGKGSPIRATITSFGPVLLSKVLGLNETQESTLGLIFHWADQRGLALLDTKDLRSVITHLTSDEGKADLKGIGGVSAATAGVILRALSNLEAQGGEDFFGEPELDVHDLMRQNEGKGVVTLLELDNLQSKPALFSTFLMWLLAELFEELPEEGDLDKPKLVFFFDEAHLLFNDASKAFLERIEQTVKLIRSKGVGVFFCTQLPTDIPNNVLSQLGARIQHALRAFTPDDQAALAKTVKTYPKTKFYELDTALTSLGIGEAIVTVLSERGAPTPVAWTRLRAPRSKMGSIGAEAVAAAVASSDLHAKYAETIDRESAYEKLAAKIPSAPAPEAPPAEAPPAPAASEKEKDEPGFIESAMKNPAVKSFMRSAASALGREITRGLFGNRKR
- a CDS encoding S1C family serine protease; translated protein: MTENESRPGPASPGGHQPHQSTQQYGPYAHQQYGYQQQAAPNPLFTQQPQQAPTAVKTKPRKGGRVAMIVSATALGAALVGGVGGAAIVGLTTNSAGSATTSVSTPAATGQTVSNSTTGDVSGVAAKVTPSVVQINVTTAQGEAIGSGVILTSDGRILTNAHVVDGAQNVVITTSDGKKYQANVVGADTKADIAVVQAQNAGGLTAATLGDSSKLVVGQEVVAIGSPGGLQNTVTTGIVSALNRNLSDIGQGQERQQSPFNRTSNQTQDSPSYTAIQTDASINQGNSGGALVDAQGNVIGINSALYSPTASANGSAGSVGIGFAIPINDAKKIVDQIVNN
- the orn gene encoding oligoribonuclease encodes the protein MTDRLVWIDCEMTGLDLGKDALIEIAALVTDAELTVLGEGIDIVIHADEEKLDGMPEVVREMHAHSGLTEEVRASSITLEEAERRVLEYIREHVPESGTAPLAGNSIATDRGFIARDMPALDAHLHYRLVDVSSVKELVRRWYPRIYYAKPEKGLAHRALADIKESIGELDYYRRVAFVPQPGPTSDEAKAAAAEVQERQQR